Proteins co-encoded in one Oreochromis aureus strain Israel breed Guangdong linkage group 3, ZZ_aureus, whole genome shotgun sequence genomic window:
- the LOC120439322 gene encoding complement C1q tumor necrosis factor-related protein 3-like, with the protein MKIIMFFPLLLLVCSVSATETETAVQQPCPQDIHAVLRELTASLAVQNERITVLQKENQEQAAKLESQKIETDKLMQQLQVKQVAFSASLLDQGSRETGPFNTEITLVFKRVVTNIGNAYNPHTGIFTAPVRGVYHFVWSLYGDGNIAAGGVLFRNGEHIFIAYEHQTSGGVSTSNGASLLLEVGDQVSVRLFVGARLNDSQNHHNTFSGHLIFPM; encoded by the exons ATGAAGATCATAATGTTTTTCCCACTTTTGCTTCTGGTGTGCTCTGTTTCAGCAACTGAGACTGAGACTGCAGTCCAACAACCCTGTCCTCAGGACATCCATGCTGTGCTGAGAGAGCTTACCGCCTCATTGGCTGTGCAGAATGAGCGGATCACTGTCCTACAGAAAGAGAATCAAG AACAAGCAGCAAAGCTGGAGAGCCAGAAGATTGAGACTGATAAGCTGATGCAGCAGCTACAAG tCAAACAGGTGGCTTTCTCAGCCTCTCTGCTGGATCAAGGAAGTAGAGAAACTGGACCCTTTAACACTGAGATTACTCTGGTCTTCAAACGTGTTGTCACAAACATTGGAAATGCCTACAACCCACACACAG GTATTTTCACTGCACCAGTGAGAGGAGTCTACCACTTTGTCTGGAGCTTATATGGAGATGGAAATATTGCTGCAGGTGGTGTGTTGTTCAGGAATGGAGAGCACATTTTTATTGCATATGAACATCAAACATCTGGTGGTGTGAGCACCTCTAATGGAGCCTCACTGCTTCTAGAGGTTGGAGATCAGGTGTCTGTACGTCTCTTTGTTGGTGCAAGGCTAAATGACAGTCAAAATCATCATAACACCTTCAGTGGCCATCTGATTTTCCCCATGTGA